CTGACCCACGCGTGTCGGCTCACCGGCGCCGGGCGCCGTCGCGACGACACGGCTCGAAGGTGTGTTGCCTCACCCGCGCCGGGCGCCTGTCCGACGACACGCATCGAAGGGGTGTTGTCTGGCCCGCGCCGGGCGCCTGTCCGGCGACACGCGGCTAGCGGGCGTCGAGGTTCCTGGCCGTCGGTGAGGTGGGGACGGTGGCGGCGGCGGGGCAGGTCCGCAGCAGCCGGTCGGCGGTGCCGGACGTCGTGACGGTGAACCAGTAGTTCTCGTTCTTGTAGTGGTGCAGGCGGTGGTTGCGCCAGACCGCCCGGTAGGGACGGGTGACGGGCTTGTAGTCGCTGTGGATCAGGTAGTGGACCCACTCGTAGACCATGCCGATGGCGGTCAGTGCGACGAGGTAGGTCAGGCCGAGGCCGAGCCGGTCGAACGCGAACACGCTGACCCCGACGAGGGTCGGCAGCAGCCACCAGTAGACCTTCGGGGGGATGAAGACCAGCGGGATGTCCCGTGGGTCGGCGTGGTGGGCGCGGTGCTCGCGGGCCAGCAGCGGGTCGATGGTGACCCCGGCGACCTCGAAGGGCTTGAAGTGGAGGACGAAGACGTGGATCACCCACTCCACGAACGGAAACGACGCGAGCATCAGCAGCGGGACGACGAGGTCGGTGACGTGGTAGCCACCGACGACGACCCGCGCCACGCTCGCCACGACCATGGTCGTGGCGATGATCCAGGGGGAGGGGTGACGCCAGAACCGACCGGCGGCGTCGGTGAGGGTCGTGGCGGTCGTCCGCGAACGGCGGGCGAGGTCGTCCTCGTCGGCCTCGACGCGGGCGCTGGCGAGTGCCTCGACGCGGGCCTCCTCGACACGACGGGCGTGCAGCCAGCGGCGGAGACGGGCGATGGGGCGGGTCGGCTCGAGGGTGGTCATGCGTCGGCTCCTGTCGTCGGCTGGTGGGGGGGTTGGTCGTCGATCCGGTCGAGCAGGTCGCTGATGGCGCCGTGGCCCGACGACAGCAGGTCGGCGGCCAGGTCCTGGGCGGCGTCGGCGTCGCCGGCCTCGATGGCTGCGGCAAGGGCGGCGTAGGTGTCGACACGGTCGACCTCGGCGGCCATGGCACCGGCGAGCACGTCGAGCATGGGTTCGTAGGCGGCACGCAGGCCGTTGAACATCAGCCGGTAGACGATGGACCCGGACCGCTCCACCACGGCGTCCCAGAACGCGAGGGCGGCCCGCTGGCGGGCGACCCCGTCCGGGGCGACGTCGATGGCCTGCACCGCCTCCGCGAGCGGTGGTCCCTCCCCCGCCTCGGCGGCCGAACGGGCCAGGACCGGACCGATGGAGGAACGGGTGCGGATGACGTCGCGGACCACCCGCAGGTCCAGTCCCCCGTCCCCGACGATCAGGCGAGGGAGGAGGTCCAGGCCGGCGTGCCGGCGGAAGTCGCGGACACGAGTGCCCCCACCCTGACGGATCTCGACCAACCCCGACTGCGCGAGCCGCTGGAGGGCCGCACGGACGGTGGGTCGGCTGACGGCCAGGGTGTCGGCGAGGTCCCGCTCGCTCGGGAGCGGCCCGCCGGCGACGAGGCGGCCGGACACGATCCGGTCGACCAGCTGGTCGGCGACCTCGTCGGGCACCGACCTCCGCCTGACGGGCTCCAGGTCGTCCATGCCCCGGACGCTAGACCCACAGCGGTCATCTGGTCAACTGGTAAGACCAGTTCGTGTCAGGCGATGGTCGCAGCCACCGTGGCCGCCAGCTCGATCGTCGCCGCGACCGCGTCGTCGTCGACGGGCCCTTCCAGCACCACCGGCGGGACGACCCGCCGCCAGCGCATTCCCGTCGCGATGGCCTCGAGTGCGCGCACGGCACCGTCGGCGTCGGTGGTGCCCTTGATGACCGCCGCGTACGGCAGGTTGGCCGTCGTGTCCTCCAGCGCCCGGAAGGAGGAGTCGAAGAAGTGCTTGAGCGCCCCGGACATGTAGCCGAAGTTCACCGGCGTCACGCAGACGACGGCATCGCTGGCCAGCACGTCGGCGGCGGTGGCCTCCAGCGCCGGACGCCGCACGGCCTCGACCGCGCCCTCGAGATCTGGATGGGTGACGCCGGCGACGACCGCGTCGGTCAGTCGACGGACGGAGTCCATGGGCGAGTGGTGCACGATCAGCAGGCGGGCCATCGCCGGCCACGCTAACCGCCACGACCGCCCGTTACGGCCGATTGGACAGCGGAGTGGTCCGCCTCCTACACGCACGCTGGTGGCTCGTGGATGTCGGTGCGCTGGTGCTGGTTGCCGCTGCCGCCGTCCTCGGTGGTGCAGCGCAGTCCGTGCTGGGCTTCGGCGCCGCGTTCACGCTGGTCCCCGCCCTCGCAGTGGTCGCCCCGGACCTGCTGCCGGGTGCCGCGATCACGGCGTTCCTTCCCCTGACGGCGCTCATGGCCTTCCGCGAGCGGCATCACGCCG
The nucleotide sequence above comes from Euzebya pacifica. Encoded proteins:
- a CDS encoding sterol desaturase family protein — protein: MTTLEPTRPIARLRRWLHARRVEEARVEALASARVEADEDDLARRSRTTATTLTDAAGRFWRHPSPWIIATTMVVASVARVVVGGYHVTDLVVPLLMLASFPFVEWVIHVFVLHFKPFEVAGVTIDPLLAREHRAHHADPRDIPLVFIPPKVYWWLLPTLVGVSVFAFDRLGLGLTYLVALTAIGMVYEWVHYLIHSDYKPVTRPYRAVWRNHRLHHYKNENYWFTVTTSGTADRLLRTCPAAATVPTSPTARNLDAR
- a CDS encoding FadR/GntR family transcriptional regulator, yielding MDDLEPVRRRSVPDEVADQLVDRIVSGRLVAGGPLPSERDLADTLAVSRPTVRAALQRLAQSGLVEIRQGGGTRVRDFRRHAGLDLLPRLIVGDGGLDLRVVRDVIRTRSSIGPVLARSAAEAGEGPPLAEAVQAIDVAPDGVARQRAALAFWDAVVERSGSIVYRLMFNGLRAAYEPMLDVLAGAMAAEVDRVDTYAALAAAIEAGDADAAQDLAADLLSSGHGAISDLLDRIDDQPPHQPTTGADA
- a CDS encoding flavodoxin family protein, yielding MARLLIVHHSPMDSVRRLTDAVVAGVTHPDLEGAVEAVRRPALEATAADVLASDAVVCVTPVNFGYMSGALKHFFDSSFRALEDTTANLPYAAVIKGTTDADGAVRALEAIATGMRWRRVVPPVVLEGPVDDDAVAATIELAATVAATIA